Genomic DNA from Gallaecimonas xiamenensis 3-C-1:
GGGAAAAGGGGGTGGCGGCAAGCAGTTCTATGGACCAGACACTGTCGATGTCGTAGTTGAGGGTCAGGCCCAGTTGGGTGTCGCTGTCTACCTTGAGGCTGGTGGAGTTGCTGGGCAGGCCGGCGGCGGCTTCCACATTGCCCAGATGGCCGGAGTCGTCGTTGGGGTTGACGTGGGCGGCGCCCACGGTGAAACGCCAGCCGCTCTCGTCGGCAAGAGCAGGACCACAAACCAGGGCAGCCGCGAGGGCCAGGGCTGAATAGCGCATATAAACTCCCTATCAATGCAAAGGGCTAAAAGAACTGCTGCCAAGACTAGGGGGGGAGGGGATGCCGCAACTTGCTCTGGATCAAAAGAAAAGGGGCCCTAAGGCCCCTTCGCTACCGGTGAATGATGTGGATCAAACCTCCAGCGGATCGGCGGCCATGCGCCGCAGCCCTTCCAGGTCGCTGACGGTGATAAATTTGCCGGCCACCTGGATAAGGCCCAGTTTCTGGAAGCGGCCCAACAGGCGGCTGATGGTTTCCACTGTCAGCCCCAGGTAGTTGCCGATATCGCCCCTGGTCATGGCCAGGCGAAACTCCTTGGGTGAAAAGCCCCGGGCCCCGAAGCGTGTGGACAGGTTCATCAAGAAGGCGGCCAGGCGCTCTTCGGCGGTCTTTTTGGACAGCAGCAGGATCATGTCCTGGTCCCCTTTGATCTCCGAGGACATCAATCTCATGATCTGCTGGCGCAGCCTGGGCATGGTGCCAGACAGGCGGTCCAGGGTGTCAAAGGGGATCTCGCAGACCATGGCGGTTTCCAGGGCCTGGGCAAAAGAAACGTGGCTGCCCTTGTTGATGGCGTCAAAGCCGATGATGTCG
This window encodes:
- a CDS encoding FNR family transcription factor, with the protein product MHRNSSCAIHCHDCAMSELCIPFTLTDTELDQLDSIIERKKPVHKGDALFEAGQALSALYAIRSGTIKSYTLTKEGEEQITGFHLPGDIIGFDAINKGSHVSFAQALETAMVCEIPFDTLDRLSGTMPRLRQQIMRLMSSEIKGDQDMILLLSKKTAEERLAAFLMNLSTRFGARGFSPKEFRLAMTRGDIGNYLGLTVETISRLLGRFQKLGLIQVAGKFITVSDLEGLRRMAADPLEV